One genomic window of Arachis stenosperma cultivar V10309 chromosome 10, arast.V10309.gnm1.PFL2, whole genome shotgun sequence includes the following:
- the LOC130955694 gene encoding chaperone protein ClpB4, mitochondrial yields MATRRTKPLLAVAVTAARTSRSRNLLSRCRSASAFPHAHATTPSICWPRTIDTLDAGNVASAKFLSLSFTRGFHASRPSFSSTASSQITQTEFTEMAWEGIVGAVDAARESKQQVVETEHLMKALLEQKDGLARRIFTKAGLDNTSVLQATDDFIAQQPKVMGDTTGPVVGSQFGSLLDNARKHKKEMGDEYVSVEHFLLAFSSDKRFGQQLFKNLHLSEKALKDAVQAVRGSQRVTDQNPEGKYQALEKYGNDLTELARRGKLDPVIGRDDEIRRCIQILSRRTKNNPVIIGEPGVGKTAIAEGLAQRIVRGDVPEPLMNRKLISLDMGSLVAGAKFRGDFEERLKAVLKEVTASNGQIILFIDEIHTVVGAGATSGAMDAGNLLKPMLGRGELRCIGATTLNEYRKYIEKDPALERRFQQVFCSQPSVEDTISILRGLRERYELHHGVKISDSALVSAAVLADRYITERFLPDKAIDLVDEAAAKLKMEITSKPTELDEIDRAVLKLEMEKLSLKNDTDKASKERLSKLEHDLSLLKQKQKELTEQWDSEKVLMNKIRSIKEEIDRVNLEMEAAERDYDLNRAAELKYGTLMSLQRQLEEAENNLTNFRKSGQSLLREEVTDLDITEIVSKWTGIPLSNLQQTEREKLVKLEQVLHKRVVGQDIAVKSVADAIRRSRAGLSDPNRPIASFMFMGPTGVGKTELAKALAGYLFNTENALVRIDMSEYMEKHAVSRLVGAPPGYVGYEEGGQLTEVVRRRPYCVVLFDEIEKAHHDVFNILLQLLDDGRITDSQGRTVSFTNCVVIMTSNIGSHYILETLRSTQDDKLAVYEQMKKQVVELARQTFRPEFMNRIDEYIVFQPLDSQQISNIVELQMERVKGRLKQKKIDLHFTKEAVELLGVLGFDPNFGARPVKRVIQQLVENEIAMGVLRGDFKEEDSIIVDADMSPSAKDRPALNRLLVRKLDSPVAAAMVAND; encoded by the exons ATGGCAACAAGAAGAACCAAGCCCCTTCTCGCCGTCGCCGTAACCGCCGCCAGAACCTCTCGCAGCCGCAACCTACTATCTCGATGTCGCTCCGCCTCGGCCTTCCCTCATGCTCATGCCACCACTCCTTCAATCTGTTGGCCTCGTACCATCGACACTCTCGACGCCGGCAATGTGGCCTCCGCCAAGTTCCTGTCCCTCTCTTTCACTCGCGGGTTCCATGCCTCTCGTCCCTCCTTCAGCTCCACAGCAAGCTCTCAG ATAACACAGACAGAGTTCACTGAAATGGCATGGGAGGGAATTGTTGGTGCTGTCGATGCTGCACGAGAGAGTAAACAGCAAGTGGTGGAAACTGAGCACTTAATGAAAGCTCTATTGGAGCAAAAAGATGGTTTGGCTCGAAGGATATTTACCAAGGCCGGATTGGACAACACATCTGTTCTACAGGCTACTGATGATTTCATCGCTCAGCAACCAAAG GTTATGGGTGACACGACAGGTCCTGTTGTGGGTTCACAATTTGGTTCTCTCTTGGACAATGCTCGAAAGCACAAGAAAGAAATGGGTGATGAATATGTATCTGTGGAGCATTTTTTGCTGGCCTTTTCTTCAGATAAGAGATTTGGGCAACAATTATTTAAGAATCTTCATCTTAGCGAGAAGGCTTTGAAGGATGCTGTACAAGCTGTTCGTGGAAGTCAAAGAGTGACTGATCAAA ATCCCGAGGGAAAATATCAAGCACTGGAGAAGTATGGAAATGACCTGACTGAACTTGCTAGGCGTGGGAAGCTTGATCCTGTCATAGGTCGAGATGATGAAATTCGTCGCTGTATACAGATATTGTCGAGGAGAACAAAAAACAATCCAGTTATTATTGGTGAACCTGGAGTGGGGAAAACTGCAATTGCTGAAGG ATTAGCTCAACGAATAGTACGTGGAGATGTTCCCGAACCCTTGATGAACCGCAAG TTGATCTCCCTTGATATGGGTTCATTGGTTGCTGGTGCCAAGTTTCGTGGAGATTTTGAAGAACGGCTGAAAGCTGTCCTTAAGGAAGTTACTGCATCGAATGGACAAATCATTTTGTTTATTGATGAAATTCATACAGTTGTTGGTGCAG GGGCTACTAGTGGTGCAATGGATGCTGGAAACTTGTTGAAACCAATGCTTGGACGAGGTGAACTTCGATGTATAGGAGCAACTACGTTGAATGAATACAGAAAGTACATTGAGAAGGATCCTGCACTTGAGCGTAGATTTCAACAAGTGTTTTGCAGTCAACCCTCTGTTGAGGATACAATATCCATTCTTCGTGGGTTGCGTGAGCGGTATGAGTTGCATCATGGAGTCAAAATATCAGATAGTGCACTTGTTTCAGCAGCAGTTCTTGCAGATCGATATATCACTGAACGCTTCCTACCTGACAAAG CCATTGATCTTGTCGATGAAGCTGCTGCGAAGCTGAAGATGGAGATCACCTCTAAGCCAACAGAATTGGATGAGATAGATAGAGCAGTCTTGAAATTGGAGATGGAAAAACTCTCTCTGAAAAATGACACTGATAAAGCATCTAAAGAAAGATTGAGCAAGCTTGAACATGATTTGAGTTTACTTAAacagaaacaaaaagaattaacaGAGCAGTGGGACAGTGAAAAGGTTTTAATGAATAAGATAAGATCAATCAAAGAGGAG ATTGACCGGGTTAACCTAGAGATGGAAGCTGCCGAGCGTGATTATGATCTGAACCGTGCTGCTGAGCTTAAGTATGGAACTCTGATGTCTCTTCAGCGTCAACTAGAAGAAGCTGAAAACAACCTCACTAACTTTCGGAAGTCTGGACAATCATTACTTAGGGAAGAGGTCACTGACCTTGATATTACTGAGATTGTAAGCAAATGGACTGGTATACCATTATCAAATCTCCAACAGACAGAGAGAGAAAAATTGGTCAAGTTGGAGCAGGTTCTTCATAAGAGGGTAGTTGGTCAGGATATTGCTGTAAAATCTGTGGCTGATGCAATTCGTCGTTCAAGGGCTGGGTTGTCTGACCCTAATCGGCCAATTGCGAGCTTCATGTTCATGGGCCCAACTGGTGTTGGCAAAACCGAGCTTGCCAAGGCTTTGGCTGGTTACTTGTTTAACACAGAAAATGCTCTTGTTAGAATTGATATGAGTGAGTACATGGAGAAGCATGCTGTTTCACGTTTAGTTGGGGCCCCACCTGGTTATGTTGGTTATGAAGAGGGTGGTCAGCTAACTGAAGTGGTCCGGAGAAGACCCTACTGCGTGGTCCTATTTGATGAAATAGAGAAGGCACACCATGATGTTTTCAATATCTTGCTGCAGTTGTTGGATGATGGAAGGATTACCGATTCTCAAGGACGGACCGTTAGCTTCACGAACTGTGTAGTGATTATGACTTCAAATATTGGCTCACATTACATACTTGAGACCCTCCGTAGTACACAAGACGACAAACTTGCAGTTTATGAACAGATGAAAAAACAAGTTGTTGAGCTGGCCAGGCAAACATTTCGTCCAGAGTTCATGAATCGCATTGATGAATATATTGTTTTTCAACCTCTGGATTCCCAACAAATTAGCAACATAGTGGAGCTTCAG ATGGAACGAGTGAAGGGCAGACTCAAGCAGAAGAAAATTGATCTTCACTTCACAAAAGAAGCTGTGGAGCTTCTTGGGGTATTGGGTTTTGATCCAAATTTCGGGGCAAGACCAGTTAAAAGAGTGATACAACAACTGGTTGAGAATGAAATTGCAATGGGAGTTCTAAGGGGAGACTTCAAAGAAGAGGACTCGATCATTGTTGATGCTGACATGTCTCCGTCGGCCAAGGACCGTCCTGCCCTCAATAGACTGCTTGTTAGGAAGCTTGACAGTCCTGTTGCTGCTGCCATGGTTGCCAATGACTAG